One genomic segment of Vespa crabro chromosome 3, iyVesCrab1.2, whole genome shotgun sequence includes these proteins:
- the LOC124423041 gene encoding uncharacterized protein LOC124423041 produces the protein MSEELRTQHLGTLSHGEYTMQTEEETQYAPRSRPVSFYDNFKDVQVMPTCVTSAMSVGNLSQVRENDTTSSSIPQSSNNNNNNNRVSSAMSAGNVSKIQIVRVTGALSMGNIGKTYRTDKTDKELGRAPSMANCLSTTVPVNLAASQIAGRHTPTRNSLRHSRMIVLNRSGQRAQKFLPPLVYHRQLARCLAALQTILGIAITSLSLWLLLWAPNLPIADNPYWSGMPLLLSGSFGVCLLCCFKKEYPGMNPGFCLTLTKTISTLLAISASVACVLACISATMHLAHLMRLECTPARVLNATCVCRPREQTNVTASEASVKYMDLNCPEVESILTILLIFSSTCNAFGAIIAGWYSYLHWSTRRKRPKYVPVRTRTFDSTR, from the exons ATGTCCGAAGAGTTGCGCACGCAACATTTAGGGACGCTGTCACACGGAGAGTATACTATGCAAACCGAAGAGGAAACTCAGTATGCTCCAAGGAGCCGACCTGTCAGcttttatgataattttaag gACGTACAAGTTATGCCAACATGTGTGACCTCTGCGATGAGTGTTGGTAATTTGAGTCAGGTTCGAGAAAACGATACTACTTCATCGAGCATACCACaaagtagtaacaataataataataataatagggtGAGCAGTGCGATGAGTGCTGGTAACGTTTCCAAGATTCAGATTGTTAGAGTTACAG GTGCTCTTTCGATGGGTAATATTGGTAAAACATATCGAACGGATAAAACCGATAAAGAACTTGGGCGAGCTCCTTCGATGGCCAATTGTTTGTCAACCACAGTTCCCGTTAATCTAGCTGCTTCGCAAATAGCAGGTCGACACACACCCACCAGAAATTCCCTCAGGCACAGCAGAATGATCGTGCTGAATCGAAGTGGGCAGA GAGCACAAAAATTCTTACCACCATTAGTTTATCATCGACAATTGGCTAGGTGTTTGGCAGCATTACAGACCATTCTTGGGATTGCAATTACTTCATTGTCGTTATGGTTGTTATTGTGGGCTCCAAATTTACCTATAGCTGATAATCCGTATTGGAGTGGAATGCCT ttattACTTTCTGGAAGTTTCGGCGTGTGTTTGCTTTGTTGCTTCAAGAAAGAGTATCCAGGTATGAATCCAGGTTTCTGTTTAACATTGACGAAG ACAATCAGTACTTTACTTGCAATTTCGGCATCTGTGGCGTGTGTCCTGGCATGTATCTCAGCAACCATGCATCTGGCACATCTTATGAGGCTAGAATGTACACCAGCACGTGTCCTCAACGCCACGTGTGTTTGTAGGCCACGAGAACAAACAAATGTTACGGCTAGCGAAGCATCGGTCAAATATATGGATTTGAACTGTCCCGAAGTTGAGAGTATTTTAACAATACTTCTCATCTTTTCTTCAACGTGTAATGCTTTTGGTGCCATCATCGCTGGATGGTATAGTTATCTTCATTGGAGTACTCGACGAAAGAGACCAAAATATGTTCCTGTTAGAACGAGGACATTCGATTCGACCAGGTGA
- the LOC124423042 gene encoding abasic site processing protein HMCES isoform X1 yields the protein MCGRGACTLSKEKLSCACAYKNSSGEYHKVPWMDSSELVYVQSCNIGPRDIVPCIVAGTHLKNNQERLLCPMLWGMIPPWHKGDYKKHTASTHNSRLDRILESKLYATPLHKGFKCIVLFDGFYEWKVGKNKSPKQPYYIYAKQESDIKVDDPKTWPDKWSLESGWKGYKPLKMAGIFNTFKTVEGKIIYSCSVLTKDANQVLSWLHDRMPIFLDEEQCQLWLDLEVSPYKAVEMLKEQKLIEKVLSWHTVSTLVNNVSHKDAKCREQIEVKEKQKNSSAIFMASWLKRESGKSSKRNNIMNNNSIEEEINEDETPAKITKKS from the exons ATGTGCGGTCGAGGTGCATG TACTTTGTCGAAAGAAAAACTGTCTTGTGCTTGTGCATACAAAAATTCTTCAGGTGAATATCATAAAGTACCATGGATGGATAGCAGTGAATTAGTTTATGTTCAATCTTGCAACATAGGTCCGAGAGATATTGTTCCTTGTATTGTCGCTGGTACACATTTGAAAAACAACCAGGAAAGGCTTCTTTGTCCTATGTTATGGGGTATGATACCACCTTGGCATAAG GGAGATTATAAAAAACACACTGCGTCTACACATAACAGTCGTCTCGATCGAATCTTAGAATCTAAACTTTATGCTACACCATTGCATAAAGGATTCAAATGTATCGTACTTTTTGATGGATTCTACGAATGGAAAGTTGGTAAGAATAAATCACCGAAGCAACCATATTATATCTATGCTAAGCAAGAATCAGATATAAAAGTTGATGATCCTAAAACATGGCCTGATAAATGGTCCTTAGAATCTGGGTGGAAAGGATATAAACCTTTAAAAATGGCTggaatatttaatacatttaaaacTGTTGAG ggaaaaattatatatagctGTTCAGTACTTACCAAAGATGCAAATCAAGTTTTGTCTTGGTTACATGATCGTATGCCAATTTTTCTAGATGAAGAACAGTGTCAA ctGTGGTTGGATTTAGAAGTGTCACCATATAAAGCTGTAGAAATGTTAAaggaacaaaaattaatagaaaaagtttTAAGTTGGCATACAGTTTCTACACTTGTGAACAACGTATCTCATAAAGATGCAAAATGCAGAGAGCAAATAGAAGtgaa ggagaaacaaaagaatagcTCTGCAATTTTTATGGCTTCCTGGTTGAAAAGAGAATCTGGAAAATCTAGCAAGAGAAACAATATAATGAACAATAATTCTATTGAAGAGGAGATAAATGAAGATGAGACACCtgcaaaaataacaaagaaatcttaa
- the LOC124423042 gene encoding abasic site processing protein HMCES isoform X2: MCGRGACTLSKEKLSCACAYKNSSGPRDIVPCIVAGTHLKNNQERLLCPMLWGMIPPWHKGDYKKHTASTHNSRLDRILESKLYATPLHKGFKCIVLFDGFYEWKVGKNKSPKQPYYIYAKQESDIKVDDPKTWPDKWSLESGWKGYKPLKMAGIFNTFKTVEGKIIYSCSVLTKDANQVLSWLHDRMPIFLDEEQCQLWLDLEVSPYKAVEMLKEQKLIEKVLSWHTVSTLVNNVSHKDAKCREQIEVKEKQKNSSAIFMASWLKRESGKSSKRNNIMNNNSIEEEINEDETPAKITKKS, from the exons ATGTGCGGTCGAGGTGCATG TACTTTGTCGAAAGAAAAACTGTCTTGTGCTTGTGCATACAAAAATTCTTCAG GTCCGAGAGATATTGTTCCTTGTATTGTCGCTGGTACACATTTGAAAAACAACCAGGAAAGGCTTCTTTGTCCTATGTTATGGGGTATGATACCACCTTGGCATAAG GGAGATTATAAAAAACACACTGCGTCTACACATAACAGTCGTCTCGATCGAATCTTAGAATCTAAACTTTATGCTACACCATTGCATAAAGGATTCAAATGTATCGTACTTTTTGATGGATTCTACGAATGGAAAGTTGGTAAGAATAAATCACCGAAGCAACCATATTATATCTATGCTAAGCAAGAATCAGATATAAAAGTTGATGATCCTAAAACATGGCCTGATAAATGGTCCTTAGAATCTGGGTGGAAAGGATATAAACCTTTAAAAATGGCTggaatatttaatacatttaaaacTGTTGAG ggaaaaattatatatagctGTTCAGTACTTACCAAAGATGCAAATCAAGTTTTGTCTTGGTTACATGATCGTATGCCAATTTTTCTAGATGAAGAACAGTGTCAA ctGTGGTTGGATTTAGAAGTGTCACCATATAAAGCTGTAGAAATGTTAAaggaacaaaaattaatagaaaaagtttTAAGTTGGCATACAGTTTCTACACTTGTGAACAACGTATCTCATAAAGATGCAAAATGCAGAGAGCAAATAGAAGtgaa ggagaaacaaaagaatagcTCTGCAATTTTTATGGCTTCCTGGTTGAAAAGAGAATCTGGAAAATCTAGCAAGAGAAACAATATAATGAACAATAATTCTATTGAAGAGGAGATAAATGAAGATGAGACACCtgcaaaaataacaaagaaatcttaa
- the LOC124423042 gene encoding abasic site processing protein HMCES isoform X3 codes for MDSSELVYVQSCNIGPRDIVPCIVAGTHLKNNQERLLCPMLWGMIPPWHKGDYKKHTASTHNSRLDRILESKLYATPLHKGFKCIVLFDGFYEWKVGKNKSPKQPYYIYAKQESDIKVDDPKTWPDKWSLESGWKGYKPLKMAGIFNTFKTVEGKIIYSCSVLTKDANQVLSWLHDRMPIFLDEEQCQLWLDLEVSPYKAVEMLKEQKLIEKVLSWHTVSTLVNNVSHKDAKCREQIEVKEKQKNSSAIFMASWLKRESGKSSKRNNIMNNNSIEEEINEDETPAKITKKS; via the exons ATGGATAGCAGTGAATTAGTTTATGTTCAATCTTGCAACATAGGTCCGAGAGATATTGTTCCTTGTATTGTCGCTGGTACACATTTGAAAAACAACCAGGAAAGGCTTCTTTGTCCTATGTTATGGGGTATGATACCACCTTGGCATAAG GGAGATTATAAAAAACACACTGCGTCTACACATAACAGTCGTCTCGATCGAATCTTAGAATCTAAACTTTATGCTACACCATTGCATAAAGGATTCAAATGTATCGTACTTTTTGATGGATTCTACGAATGGAAAGTTGGTAAGAATAAATCACCGAAGCAACCATATTATATCTATGCTAAGCAAGAATCAGATATAAAAGTTGATGATCCTAAAACATGGCCTGATAAATGGTCCTTAGAATCTGGGTGGAAAGGATATAAACCTTTAAAAATGGCTggaatatttaatacatttaaaacTGTTGAG ggaaaaattatatatagctGTTCAGTACTTACCAAAGATGCAAATCAAGTTTTGTCTTGGTTACATGATCGTATGCCAATTTTTCTAGATGAAGAACAGTGTCAA ctGTGGTTGGATTTAGAAGTGTCACCATATAAAGCTGTAGAAATGTTAAaggaacaaaaattaatagaaaaagtttTAAGTTGGCATACAGTTTCTACACTTGTGAACAACGTATCTCATAAAGATGCAAAATGCAGAGAGCAAATAGAAGtgaa ggagaaacaaaagaatagcTCTGCAATTTTTATGGCTTCCTGGTTGAAAAGAGAATCTGGAAAATCTAGCAAGAGAAACAATATAATGAACAATAATTCTATTGAAGAGGAGATAAATGAAGATGAGACACCtgcaaaaataacaaagaaatcttaa